A window of the Branchiibius hedensis genome harbors these coding sequences:
- the rplT gene encoding 50S ribosomal protein L20, which translates to MARVKRAVNAQKKRRTVLEQASGYRGQRSRLYRKAKEQVTHSMGYSYRDRRARKGDFRRLWIQRINAGARANGITYNRFIQGLKAAEIEVDRRMLAELAVNDAPAFAALVEIAKANVPATAPAA; encoded by the coding sequence GTGGCACGCGTGAAGCGGGCGGTCAACGCCCAGAAGAAGCGCCGGACAGTCCTGGAGCAGGCCAGCGGTTACCGCGGTCAGCGCTCGCGGCTCTACCGCAAGGCCAAGGAGCAGGTCACCCACTCGATGGGTTACAGCTACCGCGACCGCCGGGCGCGCAAGGGCGACTTCCGTCGTCTGTGGATCCAGCGCATCAACGCTGGCGCCCGCGCCAACGGCATCACCTACAACCGGTTCATCCAGGGTCTGAAGGCCGCCGAGATCGAGGTCGACCGTCGCATGCTGGCCGAGCTGGCCGTCAACGACGCCCCGGCGTTCGCCGCGCTGGTCGAGATCGCCAAGGCCAACGTTCCGGCCACCGCGCCGGCTGCCTGA
- the rpmI gene encoding 50S ribosomal protein L35 gives MPKNKTHSGAKKRFRVTGSGKIMRQRARHVHKFQERSSSDARRLVNDVVVAPADTKAVKRLLGK, from the coding sequence ATGCCGAAGAACAAGACGCACAGCGGTGCGAAGAAGCGGTTCCGGGTCACCGGTTCCGGCAAGATCATGCGCCAGCGCGCTCGCCACGTGCACAAGTTCCAGGAGCGCAGCAGCAGCGACGCTCGCCGGTTGGTCAACGACGTTGTCGTCGCACCGGCCGACACCAAGGCCGTCAAGCGTCTGCTCGGCAAGTAA
- the infC gene encoding translation initiation factor IF-3, producing MRLVGPNGEQVGIVRVEDALRLAAEADLDLVEVAPMAKPPVAKLMDYGKFKYEAAVKAREARKNQVNTVIKEIKLRPKIDPHDYGTKKGHVERFLSAGDKVKVTIMFRGREQSRPELGFRLLQKLAEDVADLGFVESSPKQDGRNMVMVLGPTKKKAEARAENRRRREQHESASTPDTASSEQNQPA from the coding sequence GTGCGGTTGGTTGGGCCGAACGGCGAACAGGTCGGCATCGTCCGTGTGGAAGATGCGCTGCGCCTGGCCGCGGAAGCAGATCTCGACCTGGTCGAGGTCGCCCCGATGGCAAAGCCTCCCGTTGCCAAACTCATGGACTACGGCAAGTTCAAGTACGAAGCCGCAGTCAAGGCACGGGAAGCCCGCAAGAACCAGGTCAACACGGTCATCAAGGAGATCAAACTCCGGCCGAAGATCGACCCGCACGACTACGGCACCAAGAAGGGTCACGTCGAGCGGTTCCTCTCCGCCGGTGACAAGGTCAAGGTGACGATCATGTTCCGCGGTCGCGAGCAGTCCCGCCCCGAGTTGGGTTTCCGGTTGCTGCAGAAGCTGGCCGAGGACGTTGCGGACCTGGGCTTTGTCGAGAGTTCGCCCAAGCAGGACGGACGCAACATGGTGATGGTGCTGGGTCCGACCAAGAAGAAGGCCGAGGCCCGCGCGGAGAACCGCCGCCGTCGCGAACAGCACGAATCGGCGTCCACCCCGGACACCGCCTCGAGCGAGCAGAACCAACCGGCCTGA